GTCCCAGCGGCAGGTGGAGCGGTACGTGTCAGGCAAGGCCAAGAAGCCGCGCGCCGACCTCGCCGCGCGCCTGGAGCGCGAGGTGACGAAGCGGTGGCAGCCGCAGATCCGGGCCAAGGCCCGGGTCAGCGCCGCTGGGTGGACAGTGCCATCCCGATGACAAGCTGTGCGGCCGCCGTTACCAGCAGCGCCGCCATTGGCAGGGTCCAGCCGCCGGAGGCGCTGCGCAGCAGGCCGATGGCGAAGGGGCCGAGAGCGGCGACCAGGTAGCCGAGGGACTGGGACAGGCTGGACAGGGCGGTGGTCTCGGCGGGGCTGCTGCCGCTGTTGCCGATCACGGCCAGCACCAGCGGGAAGGAACACAGTCCCAGCCCGACCAGCAGGGCCCACATGACCGGCAGGTCCACCGGGGCAATGAGGAGTCCGGTGAATCCGGCGAGCATCGCCGCCGAGATGGCCATGAAGGCATGTCGCAGCCGGTCCGGCGCTCGGGCGAAGGCGAGTACCAGGAAGGTGGCCGGGATCCCGACGGCCTGGGACACCGCGAGGATGCCGCCCGCGCGGCCGCCGGACATGCCCTGGTCGGACAGCATCGTGGGCAGCCAGCCGATGATTGCGTAGCAGTTCAGTGCCTGGAGTGCGAAGTACGTGGTCACCAGTGCACCGAGCCGGGTGCGTGCCATCGTCCACGGCGAGATGTACGTCCCGTTGGCGTCAGAGGAGGACGCAGGCCGGGCCTCGGGTGCCCGGACGAGCGCCCACATCAGCGTGGCGAGCAGCGCGGGCATCGCCCACACGGCCAGTCCCAGGGATGGGGAACCCGCCCACGCGGCGAGCGGTATGGCGACGGCCGCGCCCAGAGTCGAACCGAGGGCCATCACGGTGGTGTACACGCCGGTGAGCAGCGTGATCCTGGCCGGGAAGTGGGCCCGCAGCAGGGTCGGCAGCAGGACATTGCACAGGGCGAGGCCGGACATGCCGAGGACGGTTCCGCCGAGCAGAGCCCAGGTGGCGGGGATGCCGCGGAGAGTGAGCCCGGCCGTGAGGGCCGCGAGTGCGAGCAGCACGGTCCGCTCGGCTCCGAGACGTCTGGTGATGCGGCCCGTGAAGAAGCCGGCGGCGGCGAAGCTCAGGGTCGGCAGAGCAGGCAGTGCGGCGGCGGCCGCCGCACCGAATCCGAGGTCGGTCTGTAGGGCGTCGAGCAGGGCGGAGGCGCTGCTGATGCTGAGGCGGAGGTTCAGCGCGATGAGCACCACGCCAGCTCCGGCGAGCCAGGCGGCGCGTGGGCGGCCGAAGGGCCTGCCGGTGGTGGGAGTGAAGCACCCCCGGCAGCAGCAAGCCCACCCTGGTTCACGTGGCGCCCGACCAG
This genomic interval from Streptomyces sp. NBC_00376 contains the following:
- a CDS encoding MFS transporter codes for the protein MVLIALNLRLSISSASALLDALQTDLGFGAAAAAALPALPTLSFAAAGFFTGRITRRLGAERTVLLALAALTAGLTLRGIPATWALLGGTVLGMSGLALCNVLLPTLLRAHFPARITLLTGVYTTVMALGSTLGAAVAIPLAAWAGSPSLGLAVWAMPALLATLMWALVRAPEARPASSSDANGTYISPWTMARTRLGALVTTYFALQALNCYAIIGWLPTMLSDQGMSGGRAGGILAVSQAVGIPATFLVLAFARAPDRLRHAFMAISAAMLAGFTGLLIAPVDLPVMWALLVGLGLCSFPLVLAVIGNSGSSPAETTALSSLSQSLGYLVAALGPFAIGLLRSASGGWTLPMAALLVTAAAQLVIGMALSTQRR